A window from Candidatus Zixiibacteriota bacterium encodes these proteins:
- a CDS encoding SDR family oxidoreductase: MTILFLFVLYASALSVGLARAGLRIQRITGAVSPKRRVSRVLIVGATGGTGRQLVTQALDRGYQVTALVRDPSALQIDHPMLRVMRGDVLDQSSVEEAVKGQDAVISALGHKRYFGPSRILSDGTRNLVRAMEASGVSRFICETSLGIGSSAGRMGIYYTFFVIPVILPFYFWDKTRQEQIIAQSKTEWVIVRPGVLTNAERKGTFRHGPQIGNFLWTVRIRRADVAEFMLNQLTDDTYLGTAVGVSGK; this comes from the coding sequence ATGACGATTCTTTTCCTCTTCGTCTTGTATGCATCGGCGCTTTCGGTCGGGCTGGCGCGTGCCGGCTTACGAATCCAGCGAATAACTGGGGCTGTATCACCCAAGAGACGCGTTTCACGAGTGTTGATCGTTGGAGCAACTGGCGGGACCGGCCGTCAACTCGTTACACAAGCACTTGATCGAGGCTACCAGGTCACCGCACTTGTTCGGGATCCATCGGCGCTACAAATAGACCATCCAATGCTCAGAGTCATGCGAGGCGATGTTCTCGACCAATCTTCAGTTGAAGAAGCGGTGAAAGGACAGGACGCGGTGATATCCGCTCTTGGCCATAAACGATACTTCGGCCCTTCTCGTATTCTATCGGACGGCACGCGAAACCTGGTGCGAGCGATGGAGGCTAGTGGCGTCTCACGTTTCATTTGTGAGACCTCTTTGGGAATCGGGAGTAGTGCCGGACGCATGGGTATCTACTACACATTCTTCGTCATTCCTGTCATTCTGCCATTCTACTTTTGGGATAAGACACGTCAGGAGCAAATCATCGCTCAGAGCAAGACCGAATGGGTGATTGTCCGCCCCGGAGTTCTGACAAATGCCGAGAGAAAAGGGACCTTCCGTCATGGTCCTCAGATCGGCAACTTCCTTTGGACCGTACGCATTCGCCGGGCAGATGTAGCCGAGTTCATGCTGAATCAATTGACGGACGACACATATCTCGGGACCGCAGTTGGCGTGTCAGGGAAGTGA
- a CDS encoding DUF4350 domain-containing protein, which produces MKKVLLISLASILGLFVLLGTITIYRAQRADYGWDPAVASPMFKSTHPRVVIDEAHNNASTAGWTGRYWPFARLLRNDGYDVRRGTNLFSSASLDSVAILVIANASGAPKPQFLGINIPTSTERKREDPAFTSEEIRAVHAWVENGGSLLLIADHAPFGAASAALAEAFGVRMHKGFVEVPNEVSDPLVFSDENSRLANHVILAGGSPEFAVRRVMTFTGQSLDGPDNATVLLRLPDSAVEYVAEGGDELKPQSAGNAQGLALECGKGRVVILGEAAMLTSQVAEGEPFGMNIPVNDNRQLALNIMHWLSHVL; this is translated from the coding sequence ATGAAAAAGGTTTTGCTAATCAGCTTGGCATCGATTCTGGGCTTGTTTGTGTTGCTCGGAACGATCACTATCTACCGAGCTCAGCGCGCTGACTATGGCTGGGACCCGGCCGTGGCTTCACCGATGTTCAAATCAACACATCCAAGGGTTGTCATCGACGAGGCACACAACAATGCCTCTACCGCAGGATGGACTGGCCGCTATTGGCCATTCGCAAGGCTACTCAGAAATGACGGCTACGATGTCCGCAGAGGAACTAACTTATTTTCGTCTGCAAGTCTCGACAGTGTTGCAATCCTAGTTATTGCAAATGCATCAGGGGCACCCAAACCGCAGTTTCTGGGAATCAATATTCCAACCAGCACGGAGCGGAAGCGTGAAGATCCGGCTTTCACCAGCGAGGAGATTCGAGCCGTCCATGCCTGGGTGGAGAACGGAGGCTCGCTACTTCTCATCGCTGATCATGCTCCCTTCGGAGCGGCCAGTGCCGCCCTTGCCGAAGCGTTCGGGGTCAGAATGCATAAGGGCTTTGTAGAGGTGCCCAACGAGGTGTCAGACCCATTAGTCTTTTCAGATGAAAACAGTCGTTTGGCCAACCATGTAATTCTCGCAGGCGGGAGCCCCGAATTTGCGGTGCGGAGAGTCATGACGTTTACCGGGCAGTCGCTGGACGGACCTGACAATGCGACGGTACTTCTCAGGCTGCCGGATTCCGCTGTCGAGTATGTAGCGGAAGGCGGGGATGAGCTGAAACCTCAATCGGCAGGAAATGCTCAGGGGCTGGCGCTTGAATGCGGTAAAGGCCGTGTAGTGATCCTGGGAGAAGCTGCGATGCTCACCTCGCAAGTAGCTGAGGGCGAACCTTTCGGCATGAATATTCCTGTGAACGATAACCGCCAATTAGCTCTTAATATAATGCATTGGCTCTCGCACGTGCTGTGA
- a CDS encoding VOC family protein: MAIVRYLVSSVDESLPFYLMLGFEIADRWGPPFAILKRGDLELWLSGPGTSASKQLPDGTAPLPGGWNRVVVQVADLDVSMESLRSTGAHFRSGPLEGPGGRQILVEDPSGNPIELFESKGA; the protein is encoded by the coding sequence ATGGCCATCGTTCGATATCTAGTCAGCAGCGTTGATGAGTCGCTACCTTTTTACTTGATGCTCGGTTTCGAAATTGCAGATCGCTGGGGGCCGCCGTTTGCTATTCTCAAGCGTGGTGACCTTGAACTGTGGCTCAGTGGCCCCGGCACTTCAGCCAGTAAGCAGCTTCCGGACGGCACGGCTCCTCTACCAGGAGGCTGGAACCGTGTGGTTGTGCAAGTAGCTGACCTTGACGTATCCATGGAATCCCTACGTTCAACTGGCGCGCATTTTCGGAGTGGGCCTTTGGAAGGCCCTGGCGGAAGGCAAATACTCGTAGAAGACCCGTCGGGTAATCCGATAGAACTATTTGAATCCAAGGGGGCTTGA
- a CDS encoding DUF4386 domain-containing protein codes for MKSTKRIGRIIGLLLALQLPLGLILPFVLIQGPLSIVPPGFLVNAAADSSRIHLAVLIAFVGGALTVSIAITAYQVIRRNSQTMALWFLVLCVTSLAMDAIHNTAVMSMLSISERFAEAGSADAGLFQALGETVRSTRYWAHYTQLVFIGGWIFMFYVIMLRFGLIPRLLATLGLIGILLQFIGVTLPALLDYPSMPWLAYPLAPIHLTAAIWLTAKGFDEQHRLPDADA; via the coding sequence ATGAAATCTACAAAGAGAATTGGCCGAATTATAGGTTTGTTATTGGCCTTACAGTTGCCACTCGGACTAATTCTGCCCTTTGTCTTGATCCAGGGACCGCTTTCGATAGTTCCCCCCGGCTTCCTTGTAAATGCGGCGGCAGATTCCTCCCGGATACACCTTGCTGTGCTTATCGCGTTTGTGGGGGGCGCGCTGACTGTCAGTATCGCTATCACTGCATATCAAGTCATTCGTCGGAACAGCCAGACGATGGCGCTCTGGTTTCTGGTTTTATGCGTAACCAGCCTTGCGATGGATGCCATCCACAACACCGCCGTGATGTCCATGCTGTCAATAAGCGAGAGATTCGCAGAAGCAGGCAGTGCTGATGCCGGGCTTTTCCAGGCGCTGGGGGAGACGGTTCGCTCGACACGGTATTGGGCGCATTATACGCAACTCGTATTCATTGGCGGATGGATATTCATGTTCTATGTTATCATGTTGCGCTTCGGCTTGATTCCGCGCCTATTGGCTACCCTGGGATTGATAGGGATCCTCCTTCAATTTATAGGGGTTACATTACCGGCGTTGCTTGATTACCCCAGCATGCCCTGGCTGGCCTATCCGCTGGCTCCAATTCATCTTACCGCGGCAATATGGCTGACGGCTAAGGGGTTTGATGAGCAGCATCGCCTACCCGACGCTGATGCGTAG
- a CDS encoding family membership, whose amino-acid sequence MGIETMNFRRVIKWLFKFISYVALAIVAVIVIALFSFWIELGSDVTLPTPTGSFAVGRATFHWVDSLRVDSLSPQPLTKRELGVWIWYPASRMAADSVVAYDHADWESASDTQLGFALADLFWRDSRKIHPHSIKKGRISDKQAKYPIILMKSGIGTMAADYTTYAEDLASHGYVVVGSDAPYSTFRIVFPGGRVVERTAEGNPGEFEYFSEDRIRVLNRLLGIWTEDTRFVLNKLEQLNSAESSNQFFGRLDIQSVGVFGHSFGGATAAQFCLDEPRCKAGVDLDGAPYGSVIKNGIHKPFMFLLADHGGETDSVSVQIRTNIENIYDSWPQEHYWIRLQGAKHFNFSDRPLQTEIVTSRIFGATGSIGGRRGLEVSSSCLRTFFDRYLKGSPAASIRDLPGKYPEVRFERKLNE is encoded by the coding sequence ATGGGTATTGAAACGATGAACTTCAGAAGAGTAATCAAATGGCTATTCAAATTCATTTCCTACGTTGCTCTTGCAATCGTTGCAGTCATCGTGATTGCTCTCTTCTCATTCTGGATAGAGCTGGGAAGCGACGTCACCCTTCCTACTCCTACCGGGAGCTTTGCCGTTGGTCGGGCTACCTTTCACTGGGTGGACAGCCTCAGGGTTGACAGTCTGTCACCGCAACCTCTCACGAAAAGAGAACTTGGAGTTTGGATCTGGTATCCGGCGTCACGGATGGCCGCCGACTCCGTTGTGGCATATGACCACGCGGACTGGGAGAGCGCAAGTGACACTCAATTGGGATTCGCTTTGGCCGATCTGTTTTGGCGTGATAGCCGCAAGATACACCCCCATAGTATTAAGAAGGGAAGGATATCCGACAAACAAGCGAAGTATCCAATAATTCTGATGAAGTCCGGTATCGGAACTATGGCGGCAGACTATACGACCTATGCAGAGGACTTGGCGAGTCATGGATATGTTGTCGTAGGCTCCGACGCACCATATAGCACATTTCGGATCGTATTCCCGGGTGGGCGTGTAGTTGAGAGAACCGCCGAAGGCAATCCTGGAGAATTCGAGTATTTCTCTGAAGACCGCATTCGGGTGCTAAACCGGTTATTAGGAATCTGGACGGAGGACACCCGCTTCGTGCTCAACAAGCTTGAGCAATTGAACAGCGCTGAGTCTTCAAACCAGTTCTTTGGTCGTCTTGATATCCAATCGGTTGGAGTCTTCGGCCACTCATTCGGCGGTGCCACGGCCGCGCAATTCTGTCTCGACGAACCTCGATGCAAAGCGGGTGTGGATTTAGATGGGGCCCCATACGGTAGTGTTATCAAGAATGGGATCCACAAGCCGTTCATGTTCTTGTTGGCTGACCATGGCGGAGAAACCGATTCAGTAAGCGTACAAATCAGGACCAACATTGAAAATATCTATGATTCCTGGCCACAGGAGCATTATTGGATTCGCCTTCAAGGAGCAAAGCACTTCAACTTCAGCGACAGACCTCTGCAGACGGAAATTGTGACATCAAGAATATTCGGTGCAACAGGTTCAATTGGCGGGCGTCGTGGCTTGGAAGTTTCTTCCTCCTGCCTGCGAACGTTTTTTGACAGATACCTAAAGGGTTCGCCTGCTGCATCAATCCGTGACTTGCCAGGCAAGTACCCTGAAGTGAGATTTGAAAGAAAGTTAAATGAATAG
- a CDS encoding O-antigen ligase family protein, translating to MIDLKGRVSLIAGGKEERFRRIGFYFLAAYFCSTTFTHALSQIFFAGALSLFLLDWGINKKFSWKPQNDLFTIFILLFVGWSVLSALLGPSPLKSLVTTREEWLFLMIPVAAWALVDDKRRQTALRIFAVSVGVMSVYAVIQHFAGEHFYHGERLSPSPGGGWRAAGTFSHYLTFGNYYAMASAFFLSIAGGAGIRKDKILFFSAFALSAVATLLTFSYGPILALLFGIILYMMLWGRKNFRLLLALTAIVALITVVLAPKLLSRFSHTVEVETVGIYPGSRQAIWRTAMKMIPEHPLFGVGQGNFLKEYERYRAPGTDKAFSHAHNDILNIAAYAGIPAALFYLGFWAVMLAMMVKMTRRAPPGETGLRGIGVGCFIFSLVFFVTSLYEASFTDEEVRLILMAVWGLFLAAEKRLK from the coding sequence ATGATAGACCTCAAGGGAAGAGTAAGCCTGATTGCCGGCGGCAAGGAAGAGCGGTTCAGGCGAATCGGTTTCTATTTTCTTGCCGCCTATTTCTGCAGCACGACCTTTACGCACGCCCTCTCGCAGATATTTTTTGCCGGGGCGCTGTCGCTTTTTCTGCTCGATTGGGGGATAAACAAAAAGTTTTCGTGGAAACCACAGAACGACCTTTTTACTATATTCATATTGCTGTTTGTCGGCTGGTCGGTTCTGTCGGCTCTGCTGGGACCTTCACCGCTTAAGTCGCTGGTCACGACACGGGAGGAATGGCTGTTTCTGATGATTCCGGTGGCGGCGTGGGCACTGGTTGATGATAAAAGGAGGCAGACAGCGCTTCGGATATTCGCCGTCTCGGTGGGAGTGATGTCAGTCTATGCCGTGATTCAACATTTTGCCGGGGAGCATTTTTATCATGGAGAGCGGCTATCGCCCTCGCCGGGAGGAGGGTGGCGGGCCGCCGGGACATTTTCCCATTATCTGACTTTCGGCAATTATTATGCGATGGCATCGGCATTCTTCTTAAGCATTGCGGGGGGCGCCGGTATCCGGAAAGATAAGATTTTATTTTTTTCCGCATTTGCGCTGAGCGCGGTCGCCACATTGCTGACATTCAGTTACGGACCGATTCTGGCGCTTCTGTTTGGAATTATTCTTTATATGATGCTATGGGGAAGAAAGAATTTCAGGCTGCTTCTCGCGCTGACAGCGATTGTGGCGCTGATTACGGTAGTACTGGCGCCGAAACTTCTGTCGCGGTTCTCGCATACGGTAGAAGTGGAGACGGTTGGCATATATCCGGGGTCTCGTCAGGCGATCTGGAGAACCGCAATGAAAATGATACCGGAGCATCCGCTTTTTGGCGTAGGGCAGGGGAATTTTCTAAAAGAGTATGAGCGATATCGCGCCCCGGGAACGGATAAGGCTTTCAGTCATGCCCATAATGATATATTGAATATCGCCGCTTACGCCGGCATCCCGGCGGCTCTGTTTTACCTCGGGTTCTGGGCGGTAATGCTGGCTATGATGGTAAAGATGACTCGTCGTGCCCCTCCCGGAGAGACCGGACTGAGAGGAATCGGGGTGGGTTGTTTCATTTTTTCTCTGGTCTTTTTTGTAACGTCACTTTATGAAGCTTCATTTACCGATGAAGAGGTGCGTCTTATATTGATGGCGGTCTGGGGCTTGTTTCTGGCGGCGGAGAAAAGGCTTAAGTGA
- a CDS encoding GIY-YIG nuclease family protein — protein MYILQSLESGRYYIGVTANLEDRLKRHSAGRSKSTRSGGPWELRYKEEFTCRSEAMVRERELKSWKSRTRIERLIEIPETLKR, from the coding sequence ATGTATATATTACAGAGTTTGGAGTCAGGAAGATATTATATAGGCGTGACGGCAAATCTCGAAGATAGATTGAAACGGCATAGTGCCGGCCGCTCCAAATCTACCAGGTCGGGAGGACCGTGGGAGTTAAGGTATAAAGAAGAATTTACCTGCCGCTCCGAGGCTATGGTCAGGGAGCGAGAGCTTAAAAGTTGGAAGAGCCGAACTCGAATAGAGAGGCTGATAGAAATTCCTGAGACTTTGAAGAGATGA
- a CDS encoding regulatory protein RecX produces MEPVVIKKIIRRKKSATLILSDRKKVLLDTAILIQSGLQAGDRLLPSRIENLMRESTRQTALEYALYLLSRRNYSTGLLRRKLLEKGTDPKLLPKIIAQLTDKGFLNDRLFARRAVESILSRKPAGRHFLAAYLRSKLVPRAIADETVAEILEDEDETALAVRLLQSKLKSLAKFDLETARAKAYNYLSRRAISYIAAKEAFEILRKEIEKYAKT; encoded by the coding sequence ATGGAACCTGTCGTCATAAAGAAAATCATCCGACGCAAAAAAAGCGCGACTTTGATTCTCTCCGACCGGAAAAAAGTTTTGCTCGATACTGCTATCTTAATTCAATCCGGTCTGCAAGCCGGAGACCGTCTCCTTCCCAGCCGGATAGAAAACCTCATGCGCGAGTCCACCCGGCAGACGGCGCTGGAATATGCCCTGTATCTTCTTTCCCGACGGAATTATTCCACCGGCCTCCTGCGGCGAAAACTCCTCGAGAAAGGGACCGACCCCAAACTGCTTCCGAAAATCATAGCGCAACTGACTGATAAGGGATTTCTTAATGACCGACTATTCGCGCGGCGAGCAGTAGAGTCGATTCTCTCCCGCAAGCCGGCCGGCCGACACTTCCTTGCCGCTTATCTTCGCTCCAAACTGGTTCCGCGCGCTATAGCCGATGAAACTGTCGCTGAGATACTGGAGGACGAAGATGAAACGGCGCTGGCGGTTCGTCTTCTGCAATCAAAACTGAAATCTCTTGCCAAATTTGACCTTGAAACCGCCCGCGCCAAAGCGTATAATTACCTCTCGCGCCGCGCCATAAGCTACATCGCGGCGAAAGAGGCATTTGAGATTCTCCGCAAGGAGATTGAAAAGTACGCTAAGACTTAG
- a CDS encoding prolyl oligopeptidase family serine peptidase: MDKLSIRNTLFIALFASCFVLGSEELSSNEIQKSAVNSGELSLSLDSPVQFLESAPLIDGSLDSSLSFLSSRAFSKINPHDFDGPIPDASYRLAYGIDFLYLYIEAEADSLTYRDRAYQLGDGFHMVIAKPLSDGSPTEEFYVLACSAVNNPRLEWTRRIFWYYNVHDLFVPTSDDTKLEFRDGDGVISFELLLPWRDVHPYHPWISDGIGFNLRLVKATEPDGWIRYDVLYDECIHCDLQPRRYSRLTFEQPLVLGKAQTFVLAERGHIYEGDNLALTAVAAGMAGEESVAVSVQAGEGDYVASERVTFATDSGITGHQFEIKMSHLVAGGYLVAWQSETNGTDGKYGLTILPRIDSVHILEKLDNMGRELRFSTISTLRFKLDEALAQIDSAKPYETCLQQRFRLARVMREIDKALAGTDPYLNKTGFVRRAYRSELDSSLQPYMIHVPENFELGQRYPLLVYLHGSASTEFEITNAGRVIPDGFIALAPRGRGTSNCYTYDNAQDDIAEAIAAVIDDYPIDTANIILCGFSMGGYGVYRTYYETPERFKALAVFSGHPDIANDWDPGHDYPNFTESQMLAPFKNVPMFIYHGEKDRNAPFSITRQTVGRLQRAGCQVEFHSDPDRGHENPSDEIYRAYDDWIKRVLTH; this comes from the coding sequence TTGGACAAACTGTCAATAAGAAACACCCTCTTTATCGCATTGTTCGCAAGCTGCTTCGTCTTGGGGAGCGAAGAGTTAAGCAGCAACGAGATTCAGAAGAGCGCGGTCAATTCCGGTGAATTGTCACTCTCACTTGACTCGCCGGTCCAGTTTCTCGAGTCCGCACCATTGATAGATGGCAGCCTCGATAGTAGTCTGTCTTTCCTTTCAAGCAGAGCCTTTTCCAAAATCAATCCACACGATTTCGACGGACCGATTCCCGACGCATCCTATCGTCTTGCCTACGGTATAGACTTCCTCTATTTGTATATCGAAGCGGAGGCGGACAGTCTGACCTATCGTGACCGCGCCTATCAACTGGGGGATGGTTTTCATATGGTGATAGCCAAGCCATTATCGGATGGATCACCGACTGAAGAGTTCTATGTACTTGCCTGTTCCGCCGTCAACAATCCGCGGTTAGAATGGACACGCCGAATCTTCTGGTATTATAACGTTCATGACCTCTTCGTCCCCACGAGTGATGACACCAAGTTGGAATTCCGCGATGGTGATGGAGTGATCAGTTTCGAGTTGCTTCTCCCATGGCGTGATGTTCACCCGTATCACCCTTGGATATCGGACGGCATCGGTTTCAATCTAAGATTGGTAAAGGCCACAGAGCCGGACGGTTGGATTCGATACGACGTCTTATACGACGAGTGTATTCACTGCGATCTTCAACCCCGGCGTTATAGCCGTCTTACATTTGAGCAACCCCTCGTCCTCGGAAAAGCGCAGACTTTCGTCCTGGCCGAACGGGGTCACATTTACGAAGGCGATAATCTGGCGCTGACGGCAGTGGCCGCCGGCATGGCCGGAGAGGAAAGCGTGGCGGTCAGCGTACAGGCTGGCGAAGGCGACTATGTGGCCTCGGAGAGAGTCACCTTTGCGACTGATTCCGGGATAACAGGACATCAGTTTGAGATTAAGATGAGCCACCTTGTTGCCGGTGGGTACCTGGTTGCGTGGCAATCTGAAACAAATGGAACGGATGGAAAGTATGGACTGACTATCTTGCCGCGAATTGACTCGGTTCATATCTTAGAAAAACTAGATAACATGGGGCGCGAACTCCGGTTCAGTACTATTTCGACCCTCAGATTCAAATTGGATGAAGCATTGGCTCAGATTGACTCTGCCAAACCATACGAGACATGTCTGCAACAACGGTTCCGATTGGCGAGAGTAATGCGGGAGATCGATAAGGCTCTGGCTGGTACTGACCCCTATTTGAATAAAACAGGCTTTGTCAGGCGAGCCTATCGATCGGAATTGGACAGTTCGCTTCAACCATACATGATCCACGTCCCTGAAAATTTCGAACTGGGACAAAGGTATCCTCTGCTGGTTTATTTGCACGGCAGTGCGTCGACGGAGTTCGAAATCACCAACGCTGGAAGGGTGATCCCCGACGGCTTCATTGCTCTCGCTCCACGAGGACGCGGAACCTCTAATTGCTACACTTATGACAATGCCCAGGACGATATTGCTGAAGCTATCGCCGCGGTTATCGATGACTACCCAATTGACACCGCCAATATCATTCTTTGCGGCTTTTCTATGGGTGGTTATGGTGTTTACCGCACTTACTATGAGACTCCGGAAAGATTCAAAGCGCTTGCCGTTTTTAGCGGTCACCCGGATATCGCCAATGACTGGGATCCGGGACATGATTATCCGAATTTTACCGAATCACAAATGCTTGCGCCATTCAAGAATGTCCCCATGTTCATATATCACGGTGAGAAGGACCGGAACGCGCCATTCTCAATCACCAGGCAAACCGTAGGCAGACTCCAGAGGGCTGGATGTCAGGTTGAGTTTCATTCGGACCCTGACAGGGGGCACGAGAATCCCAGCGATGAGATATACAGGGCTTACGATGATTGGATCAAGCGAGTCCTTACGCACTGA